Genomic DNA from Prunus persica cultivar Lovell chromosome G1, Prunus_persica_NCBIv2, whole genome shotgun sequence:
TAATAAGAGATACTGACGAAATGAATTTTAAGTTAAAAGTTGTAAGAAACATGCCTAAGATTCTTAGATTGCATAAAGggttaaaaaagagaaaacttgCTTCTTTCCTCATTATTCAACCCAAACGATGTTTAAGAAGAAAACCCATTAAAGCAACCAGATTACTACATCATTGCTTGAGGTCTTTTGATTATTAATATTCTAATCTGTTATGTTTGATCCAAATTTCTGCAGCACAAACTTCTATAATCGAGTttcggttttttattttttattttttaaaaagacattGTTAGTCTTTCAAAATTAAGCTTACGCTGCATTATGTCAGGTCCAGTATATTCTAAGTTTTCACAATTAGATGCTGCCTTCCAGGTTGGACAAAGGTgtgattgtatatatatgtgataGTCGTGGTGTTCGAGATATATACGACACTGATGGAAGCAAAGCAGTGGCACCGTCAGAACCCTTGGCTGTGCTGGTATACTTCTATACATTATACAATGAACTAGATTTGTTCAATTATATTCCGTGATACATAGGCAAACATTTGCAAATGTTATTATTAATGGTGCAGAGTTGTCATCATTTTGACCATCTGTCATCAAGCTCGGGCCTGTCTCTCTATACTGTTTAATAGTGGACCcactttttgatttttgatattttatcttattAACAGAGAGCCTTGCTATAGTTGCATCCATGTTTTATTGCTTTAGAATGTGACATTCTTGAAAAGTGGGTAATTTAAATTCTAGGATTCATTGTTATTTCCCTTTCTGATTTTAATATTGAGTGGTGTTTTCAAGTGCTTTCCCATGAAATATTATCTTTAAAGAATTGTGTGGTCAAAAATTGGTGTATGTATCTTCTGAGATTTCTTCAGGTGAATAAGGGCACAGCTAGTGCAAGTGAAATATTAGCCGGGGCATTGAAAGACAATAAACGTGCGGTGTTGTTTGGAGAGCCCACATTTGGGAAagggtaaatttttttttttttactctacACAGTTCCtataaatataatcatgcattcCTGACTTGAGCCATCCATCCCAATATGCAGGAAGATTCAGTCAGTTTTTGAGCTGTCTGATGGCTCCGGGTTGGTTGTTACAGTTGCTCGTTATGAGACACCTGCTCACACAGATATTGATAAGGTCTGATgctatcttctctctctctctctctctctctctctctctctctctctctctctctctctatcaaTTAActctgttctctctctctctctctcgctctcgcTCTCTCAATTAACTTTACCCACATTGCTTCTTATAGGTTGGTGTGGTTCCAGACCATCCCTTGCCAACCTCATTCCCTAAAGATGAGGAGGCATTTTGTAACTGCCTCCAAGATCCTGCATCTGCTTGCAACAAGGTCGAGCTGTTTGCAAGATGACAGTATCCCCTTTGAAGACAAgaccttcctttttctttttgtgcatTAGCATTGTTTACAGTACAGgaaattgacaattttttgttttcatgtgTAGTTTGACATTCTTTCaaggttttatttgtttatgtaaTGTCACATATTCAATGTCTGGGTAGAACCAAGATGGTAAACAAATTGCAAATATTTGattaaaatcaattaaagaaaTTTACCATGTCAATGTGGATTAGTTGTGCCACTGTCTTGCAACCCACAGAGAACAAAtgcttattttgtttatttatttaattatccaATGAAAGTCATTTCCAGGTAGAATATTTAGATTTACCTCGTCTTGGAACTGTAAACCACAAATTTCTGCAGTTATCTAAACTGTAccataagaagagaaaattccTTATGAGATAAATACCAAATTCTACACTGTATGGAACAAAATGTACCATGAACTTGTACTTTGAGTATATACATGGCGTATGGATACTGATAGAGCCTCAGCATCCAAGCTAGACGTACGAAGAAAATGGCTTAATTATGCCATCGAAAACCATCGTGTACACAAATTGGCTCTGTCTGAAACTTGATTCCTTGATCTTAGCTTCAACTGATGTAAACGGGATCCGAAGGTCGTGTAAGAGGAGGAGCAAAAAGCCTTGTAGTGCTTGATCTCTACACTTCCAGGCCAACCAGTGAAAGTCATTCTCCAGGTTGACAGCGGGTTTGTATTCTCTATTCACCAAAACATCTTTGTCCATGaacccaaaaatggaaaaacagCAATCAACAACCTAAACAGCAGAGGTGTGTCActtttcctttctctcttACTCAACTTACCCTTCCCCATCGGCTTTCTTCGAGATTGCCTCCGTGCAGATTCAGTTCTTTCAAGATCATCCCACCCACCAAGACCTGATGCATTTTGGCCACTATTATCAACTGAGACATCATTGCCTACTACCCAAGATTGATAATCCATCTTTTTGTTGCTAGTTTCTTGTTCTTCATCCATTTTAACGTTATCTACAGTGCTGGCAAATGGTTTCCTTCTCCTCCTGGTCTTGGACTTACGTTTTGGCCTACTTTGTGTTCCTCCCCACAACTTCTCAAATGCCAGTGAAAATGCTGACTGACAAAGGGGGAATGCTAAAGCCATGAGGAAAGCTTTTGCACCCGTAGACAGCAGCAAAGATACGATAATAGCTGGAAATGCCCAACCATAGGATCTGAACACCTGCACCCACCAAAAAGCAAATATATTTCATCTTACAAAATTTTTGTTAAGAAGGCTTTTGTTTAACTTCTAACTCTGGATACAACACATGGAAAGATGCCCAAAGCAGCCAAAGATAACAAAGAACAGAACACAATATCCAGTTTTCACAGTGATTTCTATCATTTGAGCTTGAACCTGATATGGGGGCATTCACACATATGGGAAATGCAAGTATCATGAcaataggaagaaaaaaaaaaaaaagagcttccTCTCAttgaaacaaacaacaaaacccaGCTAAAGCATTGATGCATTTTAATACTTAAAAcatctgggtttttttttctttcttttgtttttgtttttggacaaGTCAAACCAAAAATTGCAACATCCCAAATCGCAATTTATACAAATAACCAAAAATGAAGTGAAAGTTAGAACCTTGAGAATCCAGACACTATCAATGGCTTCATCCAAGATTCCACCAGAGCCTTCCTCCATCTCCGACTCCGAGTAATCATCTGACCACCACcgccttttcttcttctctttacTTCCATTGTAATTgtagtcttcttcttcttcttcgtcgcCATcagcatcttcttcttcttctttgttgcCTTTGTCTCTTAAATTAAAACCGAATCTTTGGGACCGAATGGTTTCGGCATTGGAATCCCAACGACGGTACTTAGGAGTGTAGGAGCGACTTGGTTGAGACGAAGGAAGTGGGTTTTGAAAGAGAGAGTGAAAGGAATATTTGGGTCGCCATGGATGAGGCTGTGTGAGAAGGAGGACACTGCTCTCCATTGGCGGTGTGAGCTTCCATTTGCCACGTTCTTGTTATCTTTTGTCCAATTAAAACATCTCCAACtttattacccaaaaaaaaatctttaattcTTTCTCggtcacaaaaataaattccgAACTTTTTGGCAAAGCCGcgatttcttttattttctttaaagatAATAAAAGGGAAATTCTATATGAACCCTATTATTTGCTCTTTACACTCCATAATTTTTTACACcccattaaattttaataaaattttaaattactcattatatccttttttttttcctaaattgCCCTCATGAACCCCATTCCCTAACTCACTATGTAAACCCTATCCCATATCATACACCACCTATCAAAAACCCCCTTCCCTTTCAAACACACCCCCTTTGAAATCAAAACCACCCCATCTGATATCAAGCCCCACCCTATCGAAAATTCCCTCCTCTTGCAAACACACCCCATCAAATTTACAACAAGCTCCACCGCACACCCCATCGTCTTTGAAACAGAGTCATCGCCCAACCCATCTCTGCAAACCACCGAACTCCATCGCACAATCCATCTCTGCAAACCCGAACCCATCTCTGAAACAGAGCCATCACACCCCACAGCCAACCCCAAATGCCTCACCCCGTCGCAAACCACCATCTCCTCAACCATCTCAAGCATCCATCACCAATCTGTCAAGTTTTCACAAATCCTTTGAAGAGCCAAGGTTTGATTTCGATTTCGATTTCTATATTTACATTTCTAAGTGTTGATTAAGCCTACGTTTgatttcacttttgaaaagcCAAAgtctgattttaatttttgatttcAACGTTGTGGGTGTATGGTTCGAACATGGTTTTACAAAACTAGAATATAGTTTCGGTGGATTACCACCGAAATGGTTCCGTTGCTTTAGTGGTAGTCCACCGAATTTGAACTTGATCTGtactaaaattaattttactttcGGTGGGTTACCACCGAAATCGTTACCTTATTTCAGTGGTAATACACCGaatttgtttctattttttaggagattcccaccaaatttatttctgtttttcagtGGTACTCCAGCAATAtgtgttcttttttcaatgatAATCCACTGAATTTGTTTCCGTTTTTCAGTGATTATCTACCGAATATAGGAGCGTGACAAACGTATGTTGTCCTTTACTAGGCCGTTCGTGGCATTAGGGGAAATAGCTGCATTGCGTACACGACCTTCCCAAGTTCAACAAGCAGTTGAGACCTTGCAACAGATTTTAGAGGGTACAAACATACGGTCTACCATGACATATCAATGTCGTCATGGTTAACTGACTTGCTAGCATGCATTTATTAGAACTCATGaaacttttgttgttttgattaGTTATTGCATGTTTGTATTATTAGAACTCATGgaacttttgttgttttgattaGTTATGAAGTTTGTCCCACTAAAAAAAGTgaatgtaaaaaaataaatagaattatTAGATCTGgaactatttttgttttgattagtTATGAAGTTTGTCCCACTAAAAAAAGTgaatataagaaaataaatagattTATTAGTTTTATAATCTCAATTCTGTAATGGGTGCATTTTGGTCAGTCATTAGGATGTCCGTATCTGTAGTAGCTAAATTCTCCACTCCCGGAAGTTGTTGAAAAGCATCCATACGCGCTTGGTACCTCGAGTACAAATGTGTTACATTGCATATGTCACTTTGTTCATGCCATATTCTAGAAACTGGTGGAATAGGATGATCTGGAGACAAATGAATCTACAAACCAAGAATTCATTCATATACGCATagcatataaaattaaacaatgttgcataaacaaataaattcataccTGGACATAGTGATCATCGTCAACAAAATCAATGGCAATCTCACGTAGCTTGATTTCGCTTGATTGAACtgagaaaggaagaaatgTAAGGCATTGACGCATGCTTAGAAGGATTAAAACCACATTATAACATGTGACAATAATAATTTGCATTCGACCTTATATCAGTTGTCTCACTAGACTTGCAAGACTTATAGTTACCGCTCCTTTCACAGGCAAGTATTACACGAGGTCTCCTCTTGCCCTCACCTCCATAATTAGACATTTTAATTACAATGAcaatattattcatttttcCTTGTGCACGAGCCCATCTAAGTAATGCATCTCTACCATTAAATATCTACACATAAAACTCatcttatttaaaaataaaatttgaaacgtTAATGCCACGTTAATGATACTAAAAAGGATTTTAGACAAATAATTACCGAATAAATTGTGAATTAATCACTGTAGTCCATTACACATTCTGTTCTCACATTGTTGCCTTCAGTAGGGGCGTCACCTTATTTTTATTCCTTCAATGGGAGTAAGATCAAAATAGCTTGCATTAAATTTGTGGTCGACAAtaagttattgaaaaaataaataaatttcggTTCGATGCCACTGAAACGCAGGTAAAAGTTCGGTACTGAACCACTGAACTACGTTCCATGTTACGGTGGATCTCCACTGAATATTAAGTTCATAACAGGTCAAACCCAACCGAAAAAGTTGCAACATTTCGGTGGCATCCCA
This window encodes:
- the LOC18788847 gene encoding uncharacterized protein LOC18788847 codes for the protein MESSVLLLTQPHPWRPKYSFHSLFQNPLPSSQPSRSYTPKYRRWDSNAETIRSQRFGFNLRDKGNKEEEEDADGDEEEEEDYNYNGSKEKKKRRWWSDDYSESEMEEGSGGILDEAIDSVWILKVFRSYGWAFPAIIVSLLLSTGAKAFLMALAFPLCQSAFSLAFEKLWGGTQSRPKRKSKTRRRRKPFASTVDNVKMDEEQETSNKKMDYQSWVVGNDVSVDNSGQNASGLGGWDDLERTESARRQSRRKPMGKGKLSKRERKSDTPLLFRLLIAVFPFLGSWTKMFW